From the Oleiharenicola lentus genome, one window contains:
- a CDS encoding glutamine synthetase beta-grasp domain-containing protein, producing MAKYKLEYIWLDGYTPLASLRSKTQIKEYASFPTLAELPNWGFDGSSTQQAEGKSSDIVLKPVAVFPDSTRKNGVLVMCECYQHTGVASPSNSRATIPDDPDTWFGFEQEYFMYKDGRPLGFPEGGYPAPQGPYYTGVGYKNVGCVAREIVEKHIDICLDAGINLEGINAEVAKGQWEFQIFGKGSKSAADQMWVARYILTRLCEGYGIDIEWRCKPILAPFNQPLDWNGSGMHANFSTKYMREVGGKEYFEKLMEAFNKYRDEHIAVYGPENHLRLTGLHETQSIDKFSYGVADRGASIRVPHSFVNNGYKGYLEDRRPNSAADPYLVAGRILKTVQTVPTK from the coding sequence ATGGCCAAATACAAACTGGAATACATCTGGCTCGACGGCTACACGCCCCTGGCAAGCCTGCGCAGCAAGACCCAAATCAAGGAATACGCCAGCTTCCCGACGCTCGCCGAACTGCCCAACTGGGGCTTTGACGGCAGCTCCACGCAGCAGGCCGAGGGCAAGAGCTCGGACATCGTGCTCAAGCCGGTCGCCGTTTTCCCGGACAGCACCCGCAAGAACGGCGTGCTCGTGATGTGCGAATGCTACCAGCACACCGGCGTGGCCAGCCCGTCCAATTCCCGCGCCACCATCCCGGATGATCCGGACACCTGGTTCGGCTTCGAGCAGGAATATTTCATGTACAAGGACGGCCGTCCGCTCGGCTTCCCGGAGGGTGGCTATCCCGCCCCGCAGGGTCCCTATTACACCGGCGTCGGTTACAAGAACGTCGGCTGCGTCGCCCGCGAGATCGTCGAGAAGCACATCGACATCTGCTTGGACGCCGGCATCAACCTCGAGGGCATCAACGCCGAGGTCGCCAAGGGCCAGTGGGAATTCCAGATCTTCGGCAAGGGCTCCAAGAGCGCCGCCGACCAGATGTGGGTCGCCCGCTACATCCTGACCCGCCTCTGCGAAGGCTACGGCATCGACATCGAGTGGCGCTGCAAGCCCATCCTCGCTCCCTTCAACCAGCCGCTCGACTGGAACGGCTCCGGCATGCACGCCAACTTCTCGACCAAGTATATGCGCGAAGTCGGCGGCAAGGAATACTTCGAGAAGCTCATGGAAGCCTTCAACAAATACCGCGACGAGCACATCGCCGTCTATGGCCCGGAGAACCACCTCCGCCTCACCGGCCTGCACGAGACGCAGTCGATCGACAAGTTCAGCTACGGTGTCGCCGACCGCGGCGCCTCAATCCGCGTTCCGCACAGCTTCGTCAACAACGGCTACAAGGGCTACCTCGAGGATCGTCGTCCGAACTCGGCCGCCGACCCGTATCTCGTGGCCGGTCGTATCCTCAAGACCGTTCAGACGGTCCCGACCAAGTAA
- a CDS encoding O-antigen ligase family protein, producing MSSSDRNSRHQPRWLAAGEWLLVIGLALTLAWTTLCLGGYLADTMVITSGAVLALGTWGAVLWAAGRRELHLAVLLPVPFLIYALGSVLWLAPAKWLAWREWLLWFQMWLVFALTLHFGRSRAQTWTLVGTFGLLGLAGTGMAAWQRFVDPSWMMLGREQADQFVGRSAGMFGIPNSLAGLLELMVPVCLVLLFSRAVRPAGKIACGWLAALFIFAVVLTGSRGGWIGLGLALLVWPLLTGRDWRKKILGTVAVLACAAAGLWALYQGSDYARARIDPFLEGKFESSRPIIWKAGWQMWRDDPWLGRGAAAYNVLFDQYRPRGFLNEPDWTHNDHLNTLIDYGVAGFVLWVALGLALAWVGWGAVCRARRETVTTDNLFALAKWKLGLLLGLLAYVIHLGVDFHTKIPALAFAAAIVAAVLVRDEPTWWRPVRPWVARLSGSALVLGVAWIAASVAAPLYRAEGIREAARRQIERHARTGEGDIGEIATAARSALRRAVRVDPENGQAWADLSYATVQSWPAGKTDLVTLGRFAELAADEALRRCAVDAEFWVRRAVALDIQRGRSETESCYRRALELAPHSASWWYHYAYHLQAFPQRRTEARVALETCLALDPSHGPANILRQQLNARR from the coding sequence ATGAGTTCATCCGACCGCAATTCCCGGCATCAGCCACGGTGGCTGGCGGCCGGTGAGTGGCTCCTGGTGATCGGGCTCGCGCTCACCCTGGCTTGGACCACGTTGTGTCTGGGCGGCTACCTGGCCGACACGATGGTGATCACCTCGGGTGCGGTGTTGGCCTTGGGGACATGGGGTGCGGTGCTGTGGGCGGCAGGCCGGCGGGAGCTGCACCTCGCGGTGCTGCTGCCCGTGCCCTTCCTGATCTACGCGCTGGGCAGTGTGCTGTGGCTGGCGCCCGCCAAGTGGCTGGCCTGGCGCGAGTGGCTGCTCTGGTTCCAGATGTGGCTGGTTTTCGCGCTCACGCTGCATTTCGGACGCAGCCGGGCCCAGACCTGGACGCTGGTGGGCACCTTTGGGCTTTTGGGTCTGGCTGGCACGGGGATGGCAGCGTGGCAGCGCTTCGTGGACCCATCGTGGATGATGCTGGGACGCGAGCAGGCGGACCAGTTCGTGGGCCGCTCGGCGGGCATGTTCGGGATTCCCAACAGCCTCGCCGGGCTGCTGGAGCTGATGGTGCCCGTCTGCCTCGTGCTGCTGTTTTCCCGGGCGGTGCGTCCGGCGGGGAAGATCGCGTGCGGCTGGCTCGCGGCGCTGTTCATCTTCGCGGTTGTGTTGACGGGCAGCCGCGGCGGCTGGATCGGGCTGGGCCTGGCGTTGCTCGTGTGGCCGCTGCTGACCGGGCGCGACTGGCGGAAAAAAATCCTCGGGACGGTTGCGGTGCTGGCCTGTGCGGCAGCCGGCCTGTGGGCGCTCTACCAGGGCAGCGATTACGCGCGGGCGCGCATCGATCCGTTCTTGGAGGGCAAGTTTGAGTCCAGCCGCCCGATCATCTGGAAGGCGGGCTGGCAGATGTGGCGCGATGATCCCTGGCTCGGGCGCGGCGCCGCCGCCTACAACGTGCTCTTCGACCAATACCGGCCGCGCGGGTTTCTCAACGAACCTGATTGGACGCACAACGACCACCTCAACACACTCATCGATTATGGCGTCGCCGGGTTTGTCCTGTGGGTTGCTCTCGGGCTGGCCTTGGCCTGGGTGGGGTGGGGAGCGGTGTGCCGGGCCCGGCGGGAGACGGTTACCACCGACAATCTCTTCGCCCTGGCGAAGTGGAAACTCGGTCTGCTGCTCGGTCTGCTGGCCTATGTGATTCACCTTGGGGTGGATTTTCACACGAAGATCCCGGCGCTGGCCTTCGCGGCTGCGATCGTCGCGGCGGTCTTGGTGCGGGATGAGCCGACGTGGTGGCGGCCGGTGCGTCCCTGGGTGGCCCGGTTGTCCGGCAGCGCGCTGGTCCTCGGGGTGGCATGGATCGCCGCAAGTGTGGCGGCTCCCCTTTACCGGGCCGAGGGCATCCGGGAAGCGGCCCGGCGGCAGATTGAGCGTCATGCCCGCACCGGCGAAGGCGACATCGGGGAAATAGCCACCGCGGCCAGGAGTGCACTCCGGCGGGCGGTTCGGGTGGATCCGGAAAACGGGCAAGCTTGGGCGGACCTGAGTTACGCCACCGTGCAGAGCTGGCCGGCCGGCAAAACCGACCTCGTGACCCTGGGCCGCTTCGCCGAGCTGGCGGCTGACGAGGCACTGCGGCGCTGTGCCGTGGATGCCGAGTTTTGGGTGAGGCGGGCCGTGGCGTTGGACATTCAGCGCGGTCGCTCCGAGACCGAGTCGTGTTACCGGCGCGCTCTGGAACTGGCCCCGCACTCCGCCTCCTGGTGGTATCACTATGCCTATCACTTGCAGGCTTTTCCCCAGCGCCGCACCGAGGCGCGGGTGGCCTTGGAAACCTGTTTAGCTCTTGACCCCTCCCACGGCCCGGCGAACATCCTGCGCCAGCAGTTAAACGCCCGCCGCTAA